In Nonomuraea sp. NBC_00507, the following are encoded in one genomic region:
- a CDS encoding PaaX family transcriptional regulator C-terminal domain-containing protein — translation MLLNGHVLGHTANMHRSYRFDVREVLREWRHMLLADPGLPPTLVPDEWSGERARRRLLDLYAAWSRPAQTWWWTREDEASET, via the coding sequence GTGTTGCTGAACGGCCACGTCCTGGGCCATACCGCCAACATGCACCGCAGTTACCGCTTCGATGTCCGCGAGGTGCTGCGCGAGTGGCGTCACATGCTGCTGGCCGACCCTGGGCTGCCGCCGACGCTGGTGCCGGACGAGTGGAGCGGAGAGCGGGCCCGCCGCCGCCTCCTTGATCTCTACGCCGCCTGGAGCCGCCCGGCCCAGACCTGGTGGTGGACGCGCGAGGATGAAGCAAGTGAGACATAG